The following are from one region of the Ptychodera flava strain L36383 chromosome 15, AS_Pfla_20210202, whole genome shotgun sequence genome:
- the LOC139152050 gene encoding ras-associating and dilute domain-containing protein-like isoform X2 encodes MTTRDELIRELSRGNGDLEGLFERKRSSINMLTDPRVLAHLRTLHLQAKQEQANQGDDLGDDVGETATRENLTEKIFNFNRRNQLSTFKITLGEGLKYEGALRFYFENSDGHKLATKAVRLDSDTTVEDLLPILIDKFNLKKLFKDDPSRKRSLYQIIEGDEILLDKEEKPLDVTLNSRITPRFVFRVDTNRPSSSPAITKKVIPNSTPKHRNLLSKLPNIKAIMNGNSQDGGVKLANSNEAMVNGMHPLSDDSSISSDLSSSLSGCSISGKKEKSEINMNNGGASGLLINANLSQQRHKGKSSTVRSPAKIKARKHMKSSSSVALMFQRRFSLRKREKEEDILSKSVELSTEQATPGVLKVYGDQICPGAQYKSVLASMRSSAVELVKEVLERYSLMRSSYKDYVLCDVIGKFVKSETKGQLWTTECVRVVEDNERPLVLQSFWKPGEGFSRRFEVRKRSAVEEELGEIDTITSGINANARRLQLSRVRLHKLCKSDGISDVIQQQGQPDLTSGMVTTEYNITKITVNDKPSFTSALNEPEETESHDEPTALYNYKPPLDFPYFLMLRGYSPETDLVLYVLNEQVSMIGRMQEDEELDEDNKPDISLSAHDILPQHCWVCKKPANRSYRISDTVENCAMVVSLEPLPIAKVTVNGVSVTKETELKPGDLIAMGNHYVFLFKDPTTTKEIPLDLKWLQTSSSHLESTPPVKKHGSVDSLKKPKDGFNDHLKKKAQEYDKNDTRLKMIYDIRDEDDILEKVTSLVNIDSGEFKFTPGYLICMCVEYSAYHHDQVTTRKLLLKISGLIQSIAWDKTKEIANKQTTRPQDAVHSMKELLPDLQTIIFWMANALEMLNHFQNSLVDYLMSPDESLPPGSRASLAAADEEVLSVLEEVVMYTFQQTVYYLTKTLYIALPAVLDSNPFTDEDESKENSKVHRVESVIAIFQTTFDLVHNLQVHPQIIRQLFAYLLFFTNASLFNMLMERGAGGKFYKWSKGAQIRGNLDQIESWAQEHELMQEASTFLRTLSSAADLLATPKVQLLNLDWNVIRKDFPSLNAAQVQQILSEYQLGSNKARPRGWFPPPDQVELALRTADILESFNNHPPLVLPNSEFIMDLDNPVKDDTFYDHLQTLADTFPNITIYTGMVVATEPQESADRLMASLVRKELAENDALRAQVTSGYNGISPGNRGSRSYEDIHRHSMSKGNYEEISSHRVRSSSTSTLPTNHVQQQFHSPQYSYQGKQYHSSHSNHTYNQYQSPKYSNSSPGNLQHGKQYPPPPPYGSHLAKSAISQQYRPPVPQHKYHSNANGSHGNEEFRYEVSWKQEDGLYEVKRLNNQHVSFNGNEQVYVYHQDGTVSVQQQAMAGAQNSVRFDNSANLVHIVRVHHDYDEPYEPEEEENTDETDTTVSHDNKEIEIKDIPYHSSLPQRRTGSLEQLQRNKTGSLEQLQRNRTGSLEQIQKSILRSGSLDQLPRSRLGSQEQIQGKTSDGEITIDHSIDDKHHYQGSIPILAITPPNRDKPIPILTGRPHQQQQLQNQILKQQQQIQREQQLQHQLQQQQQMQQQKHHLLQQKQQQQPQHFRAPTPAPSLSSKPLALVQGQKPRDMSDNSSLTSQSPPPLPTNTTGSSVKPKTKKVQYSTDNDLDYVQTVKHDDRDGQTEDISNDVDNCTGGVTESEMDLLLHRNTMSDTQKQCVEKVEGMRDASDAQDDVFVVDLIKEDNGIGLGLIDGLYTPLRSAGIYVRTLLPKGAAARDGRLRLGDRILAVNGTSLVGADYQSAMQLIRNAGPRLRFLVAKSDISMAMKITASAC; translated from the exons ATGAAATCCTTTTGGATAAGGAAGAAAAGCCCTTGGATGTCACCCTAAACTCCAGAATCACACCTAGGTTTGTGTTCCGTGTGGACACTAACCGCCCAAGCAGCAGCCCTGCCATCACCAAAAAGGTCATTCCAAATTCCACACCAAAACACCGCAATCTGCTTTCAAAGTTGCCCAACATTAAAGCCATCATGAATGGAAACAGTCAGGATGGTGGAGTCAAGTTGGCCAATTCAAATGAAGCCATGGTGAATGGGATGCATCCACTCAGCGATGATTCCAGTATCAGCAGTGACTTGAGCAGTAGCCTTTCAGGTTGTAGCATCTCTGGGAAGAAGGAAAAATCAGAGATCAACATGAACAACGGAGGAGCTTCTGGCCTCCTTATCAATGCTAACTTGTCTCAACAGAGACACAAAGGCAAGTCTAGCACTGTGCGATCACCTGCGAAAATCAAAGCCAGGAAACATATGAAAAGTAGTTCCAGCGTGGCGCTCATGTTTCAGCGACGATTCAGCCTAAGGAAAAGGGAGAAAGAAgaagacattttgtcaaaaagtgtGGAATTGTCCACGGAGCAAGCCACACCAGGTGTGCTGAAAGTTTACGGTGATCAGATATGTCCTGGAGCTCAGTATAAAAGTGTGCTGGCTTCCATGAGATCATCTGCTGTGGAACTTGTCAAGGAAGTTTTAGAACGATACAGTCTAATGAGGTCATCGTACAAAGACTATGTTCTCTGTGATGTGATTGGCAAGTTTGTGAAATCTGAGACAAAAGGTCAGCTTTGGACAACAGAGTGTGTGCGAGTTGTAGAAGACAATGAAAGACCACTGGTATTGCAATCATTTTGGAAACCAGGCGAGGGCTTTTCACGGCGGTTTGAAGTGCGGAAACGTTCAGCTGTGGAAGAGGAACTTGGTGAAATAGACACAATCACATCAGGGATTAATGCCAATGCCAGGCGCTTGCAACTATCCAGAGTTAGATTacacaaactttgcaaaagtgATGGAATATCTGATGTTATCCAGCAACAAGGACAGCCAGATTTAACAAGTGGTATGGTGACTACAGAGTATAATATCACAAAGATAACTGTGAATGACAAACCTTCTTTCACCAGTGCCCTGAATGAACCAGAGGAAACAGAAAGCCATGATGAACCAACTGCACTTTATAACTACAAACCTCCCCTTGATTTCCCATATTTCCTGATGCTAAGGGGTTACTCTCCAGAGACAGATCTGGTATTATATGTTTTGAATGAGCAGGTGTCAATGATAGGAAGAATGCAGGAAGATGAAGAGCTTGATGAAGACAATAAACCAGACATTTCTCTTTCTGCTCATGATATTTTACCTCAGCATTGCTGGGTATGCAAGAAACCAGCGAACAGAAGTTACAGAATTAGTGATACTGTGGAAAATTGTGCAATGGTGGTTTCCTTGGAGCCGCTTCCCATCGCCAAGGTGACAGTCAATGGTGTGTCTGTCACTAAGGAGACAGAACTGAAACCTGGGGATCTGATCGCCATGGGGAATCATTACGTCTTTCTCTTCAAAGACCCTACCACCACCAAAGAGATACCACTGGATTTGAAGTGGTTGCAAACGTCATCATCTCATCTGGAATCAACACCTCCAGTCAAAAAACATGGCAGTGTTGACTCACTCAAGAAACCCAAAGACGGTTTCAATGACCATCTCAAAAAGAAGGCGCAGGAGTATGACAAAAACGACACTCGGCTAAAGATGATTTATGACATCAGAGATGAGGATGACATTTTGGAGAAAGTTACCTCACTTGTTAATATTGATAGCGGGGAGTTTAAATTTACACCAGGATATCTGATTTGTATGTGTGTTGAATATTCAGCTTATCATCATGATCAAGTGACAACAAGGAAATTACTTCTGAAAATATCCGGATTAATTCAAAGTATTGCATGG GAtaagacaaaagaaattgccAACAAGCAAACTACAAG ACCTCAAGATGCTGTCCATTCCATGAAAGAACTTCTTCCAGATCTACAGACTATTATATTCTGGATGGCCAATGCCTTGGAAATGCTGAACCACTTCCAGAATTCCCTGGTGGATTACTTGATGAGTCCGGATGAGAGTCTTCCCCCTGGATCCAGAGCTTCTTTGGCTGCGGCTGATGAAGAAGTCTTATCTGTCCTGGAAGAGGTGGTCATGTACACATTTCAACAAACTGTCTATTATCTCACAAAG ACCCTGTACATTGCATTACCAGCAGTATTAGACAGCAATCCATTCACGGATGAAGATGAAAGCAAAGAGAACAGCAAAGTACACAGAGTGGAAAGTGTCATTGCCATCTTCCAGACGACCTTTGACCTGGTCCATAACTTACAGGTTCATCCACAAATCATCCGCCAGCTATTTGCATATCTGTTGTTCTTCACAAATGCATCATTGTTTAATATGCTAATGGAGAGAG GTGCTGGTGGTAAATTCTACAAGTGGTCTAAAGGAGCTCAGATCAGAGGTAACTTAGATCAGATAGAGTCCTGGGCCCAGGAACATGAACTGATGCAGGAAGCATCTACATTTCTACGCACTCTGTCCTCTGCAGCTGATCTCCTAGCAACACCAAAAGTACAACTCCTCAAT TTGGATTGGAATGTCATTCGGAAAGACTTCCCATCACTCAATGCAGCTCAGGTTCAACAGATTCTCAGTGAATATCAGCTTGGTAGCAATAAAGCCAGACCAAGGGGTTGGTTTCCACCACCAGACCAGGTAGAACTTGCCCTTAGAACTG CGGACATCTTGGAAAGTTTCAACAATCACCCCCCATTGGTTCTACCAAACAGTGAATTTATCATGGATCTAGATAACCCTGTCAAGGATGATACATTTTATGATCATCTTCAGACTTTGGCTGATACATTTCCCAATATCACTATCTACACTG GCATGGTGGTAGCTACTGAGCCTCAAGAGTCAGCTGATAGACTGATGGCAAGTCTTGTCAGGAAGGAACTCGCTGAAAACGATGCCCTGAGAGCACAGGTTACCAGTGGATACAATGGCATCTCCCCTGGCAACAGAGGTTCCAGGTCATACGAGGACATCCACAGACATTCTATGTCAAAAGGTAATTATGAGGAAATCTCTTCACACAGAGTTCGGAGTAGCAGTACAAGTACCTTGCCTACAAACCATGTACAACAACAGTTTCATTCACCACAGTATAGCTATCAGGGCAAACAGTACCACAGTAGTCATAGCAACCACACTTACAACCAGTACCAGTCACCTAAATATAGCAACAGCAGCCCTGGCAACCTGCAGCATGGAAAGCAGTACCCTCCCCCACCACCCTATGGCAGCCATCTTGCAAAGTCAGCTATCAGTCAGCAGTACAGACCTCCAGTGCCGCAGCACAAGTACCATAGCAATGCAAATGGGAGCCATGGTAACGAGGAGTTCAGATATGAGGTGTCATGGAAACAAGAAGATGGATTGTATGAGGTCAAGAGGTTAAACAATCAACACGTCAGTTTCAATGGAAATGAACAAGTTTATGTCTACCATCAGGACGGTACAGTCAGTGTTCAACAACAAGCTATGGCGGGTGCTCAGAATTCAGTACGCTTTGATAACTCTGCAAACTTGGTCCACATTGTACGTGTTCATCACGACTATGATGAGCCGTATGAACCTGAAGAGGAAGAGAACACTGATGAAACAGACACAACTGTTTCCCATGACAACAAAGAGATAGAGATCAAGGATATACCATATCACAGTAGTTTACCACAAAGGAGGACAGGCTCTCTGGAGCAACTTCAACGGAACAAGACTGGCTCACTGGAGCAGCTGCAGAGAAATAGAACAGGTTCTCTTGAGCAGATACAGAAAAGCATATTGAGGAGTGGGTCACTTGACCAACTTCCTAGAAGCAGGTTAGGTTCTCAGGAACAAATCCAAGGCAAGACAAGTGATGGAGAAATCACGATTGATCACAGCATTGATGATAAACATCACTACCAGGGTAGCATTCCCATACTGGCCATAACACCTCCAAACAGAGACAAACCCATACCTATACTGACTGGCAGACCTCATCAGCAACAACAACTGCAGAACCAAATCTTGAAGCAGCAACAGCAGATACAACGAGAACAGCAGCTTCAACATCAGctacaacaacagcagcagatGCAGCAGCAGAAACATCATCTCCTCCAGCAGAAGCAGCAACAACAGCCGCAGCACTTCAGGGCACCCACCCCTGCACCCTCCCTATCATCCAAACCACTAGCTCTGGTGCAGGGACAGAAACCCAGAGACATGTCCGATAACTCTTCACTCACATCACAATCACCCCCTCCTCTACCCACCAACACCACAGGCTCCTCAGTGAAACCCAAGACAAAGAAAGTGCAATATAGTACAGATAATGATTTAGATTATGTGCAAACGGTGAAACATGATGATAGGGATGGACAGACTGAAGATATTAGCAATGATGTAGACAATTGTACTG GCGGAGTGACTGAGTCCGAGATGGACTTACTGTTGCATCGGAACACCATGTCTGATACACAGAAACAGTGCGTGGAGAAGGTGGAAGGTATGAGAGATGCCAGCGATGCACAAGATGACGTCTTTGTAGTGGATCTGATCAAAGAAGACAATGGAATTGGTTTAGGACTTATAGACGGACTT tACACACCATTGAGGTCAGCTGGTATCTATGTGCGTACTCTGTTACCTAAGGGAGCTGCAGCAAGAGATGGCAGACTGAGATTGGGAGACAGAATTCTGGCTGTCAACGGCACAAGTCTTGTGGGTGCAGATTATCAAAG CGCAATGCAGTTAATTAGAAATGCTGGACCAAGATTGAGGTTTCTGGTTGCCAAGTCTGATATCTCTATGGCGATGAAAATTACAGCATCAGCATGTTAG
- the LOC139152050 gene encoding ras-associating and dilute domain-containing protein-like isoform X3 has translation MNGNSQDGGVKLANSNEAMVNGMHPLSDDSSISSDLSSSLSGCSISGKKEKSEINMNNGGASGLLINANLSQQRHKGKSSTVRSPAKIKARKHMKSSSSVALMFQRRFSLRKREKEEDILSKSVELSTEQATPGVLKVYGDQICPGAQYKSVLASMRSSAVELVKEVLERYSLMRSSYKDYVLCDVIGKFVKSETKGQLWTTECVRVVEDNERPLVLQSFWKPGEGFSRRFEVRKRSAVEEELGEIDTITSGINANARRLQLSRVRLHKLCKSDGISDVIQQQGQPDLTSGMVTTEYNITKITVNDKPSFTSALNEPEETESHDEPTALYNYKPPLDFPYFLMLRGYSPETDLVLYVLNEQVSMIGRMQEDEELDEDNKPDISLSAHDILPQHCWVCKKPANRSYRISDTVENCAMVVSLEPLPIAKVTVNGVSVTKETELKPGDLIAMGNHYVFLFKDPTTTKEIPLDLKWLQTSSSHLESTPPVKKHGSVDSLKKPKDGFNDHLKKKAQEYDKNDTRLKMIYDIRDEDDILEKVTSLVNIDSGEFKFTPGYLICMCVEYSAYHHDQVTTRKLLLKISGLIQSIAWDKTKEIANKQTTRPQDAVHSMKELLPDLQTIIFWMANALEMLNHFQNSLVDYLMSPDESLPPGSRASLAAADEEVLSVLEEVVMYTFQQTVYYLTKTLYIALPAVLDSNPFTDEDESKENSKVHRVESVIAIFQTTFDLVHNLQVHPQIIRQLFAYLLFFTNASLFNMLMERGAGGKFYKWSKGAQIRGNLDQIESWAQEHELMQEASTFLRTLSSAADLLATPKVQLLNLDWNVIRKDFPSLNAAQVQQILSEYQLGSNKARPRGWFPPPDQVELALRTADILESFNNHPPLVLPNSEFIMDLDNPVKDDTFYDHLQTLADTFPNITIYTGMVVATEPQESADRLMASLVRKELAENDALRAQVTSGYNGISPGNRGSRSYEDIHRHSMSKGNYEEISSHRVRSSSTSTLPTNHVQQQFHSPQYSYQGKQYHSSHSNHTYNQYQSPKYSNSSPGNLQHGKQYPPPPPYGSHLAKSAISQQYRPPVPQHKYHSNANGSHGNEEFRYEVSWKQEDGLYEVKRLNNQHVSFNGNEQVYVYHQDGTVSVQQQAMAGAQNSVRFDNSANLVHIVRVHHDYDEPYEPEEEENTDETDTTVSHDNKEIEIKDIPYHSSLPQRRTGSLEQLQRNKTGSLEQLQRNRTGSLEQIQKSILRSGSLDQLPRSRLGSQEQIQGKTSDGEITIDHSIDDKHHYQGSIPILAITPPNRDKPIPILTGRPHQQQQLQNQILKQQQQIQREQQLQHQLQQQQQMQQQKHHLLQQKQQQQPQHFRAPTPAPSLSSKPLALVQGQKPRDMSDNSSLTSQSPPPLPTNTTGSSVKPKTKKVQYSTDNDLDYVQTVKHDDRDGQTEDISNDVDNCTVFSPFLTGGVTESEMDLLLHRNTMSDTQKQCVEKVEGMRDASDAQDDVFVVDLIKEDNGIGLGLIDGLYTPLRSAGIYVRTLLPKGAAARDGRLRLGDRILAVNGTSLVGADYQSAMQLIRNAGPRLRFLVAKSDISMAMKITASAC, from the exons ATGAATGGAAACAGTCAGGATGGTGGAGTCAAGTTGGCCAATTCAAATGAAGCCATGGTGAATGGGATGCATCCACTCAGCGATGATTCCAGTATCAGCAGTGACTTGAGCAGTAGCCTTTCAGGTTGTAGCATCTCTGGGAAGAAGGAAAAATCAGAGATCAACATGAACAACGGAGGAGCTTCTGGCCTCCTTATCAATGCTAACTTGTCTCAACAGAGACACAAAGGCAAGTCTAGCACTGTGCGATCACCTGCGAAAATCAAAGCCAGGAAACATATGAAAAGTAGTTCCAGCGTGGCGCTCATGTTTCAGCGACGATTCAGCCTAAGGAAAAGGGAGAAAGAAgaagacattttgtcaaaaagtgtGGAATTGTCCACGGAGCAAGCCACACCAGGTGTGCTGAAAGTTTACGGTGATCAGATATGTCCTGGAGCTCAGTATAAAAGTGTGCTGGCTTCCATGAGATCATCTGCTGTGGAACTTGTCAAGGAAGTTTTAGAACGATACAGTCTAATGAGGTCATCGTACAAAGACTATGTTCTCTGTGATGTGATTGGCAAGTTTGTGAAATCTGAGACAAAAGGTCAGCTTTGGACAACAGAGTGTGTGCGAGTTGTAGAAGACAATGAAAGACCACTGGTATTGCAATCATTTTGGAAACCAGGCGAGGGCTTTTCACGGCGGTTTGAAGTGCGGAAACGTTCAGCTGTGGAAGAGGAACTTGGTGAAATAGACACAATCACATCAGGGATTAATGCCAATGCCAGGCGCTTGCAACTATCCAGAGTTAGATTacacaaactttgcaaaagtgATGGAATATCTGATGTTATCCAGCAACAAGGACAGCCAGATTTAACAAGTGGTATGGTGACTACAGAGTATAATATCACAAAGATAACTGTGAATGACAAACCTTCTTTCACCAGTGCCCTGAATGAACCAGAGGAAACAGAAAGCCATGATGAACCAACTGCACTTTATAACTACAAACCTCCCCTTGATTTCCCATATTTCCTGATGCTAAGGGGTTACTCTCCAGAGACAGATCTGGTATTATATGTTTTGAATGAGCAGGTGTCAATGATAGGAAGAATGCAGGAAGATGAAGAGCTTGATGAAGACAATAAACCAGACATTTCTCTTTCTGCTCATGATATTTTACCTCAGCATTGCTGGGTATGCAAGAAACCAGCGAACAGAAGTTACAGAATTAGTGATACTGTGGAAAATTGTGCAATGGTGGTTTCCTTGGAGCCGCTTCCCATCGCCAAGGTGACAGTCAATGGTGTGTCTGTCACTAAGGAGACAGAACTGAAACCTGGGGATCTGATCGCCATGGGGAATCATTACGTCTTTCTCTTCAAAGACCCTACCACCACCAAAGAGATACCACTGGATTTGAAGTGGTTGCAAACGTCATCATCTCATCTGGAATCAACACCTCCAGTCAAAAAACATGGCAGTGTTGACTCACTCAAGAAACCCAAAGACGGTTTCAATGACCATCTCAAAAAGAAGGCGCAGGAGTATGACAAAAACGACACTCGGCTAAAGATGATTTATGACATCAGAGATGAGGATGACATTTTGGAGAAAGTTACCTCACTTGTTAATATTGATAGCGGGGAGTTTAAATTTACACCAGGATATCTGATTTGTATGTGTGTTGAATATTCAGCTTATCATCATGATCAAGTGACAACAAGGAAATTACTTCTGAAAATATCCGGATTAATTCAAAGTATTGCATGG GAtaagacaaaagaaattgccAACAAGCAAACTACAAG ACCTCAAGATGCTGTCCATTCCATGAAAGAACTTCTTCCAGATCTACAGACTATTATATTCTGGATGGCCAATGCCTTGGAAATGCTGAACCACTTCCAGAATTCCCTGGTGGATTACTTGATGAGTCCGGATGAGAGTCTTCCCCCTGGATCCAGAGCTTCTTTGGCTGCGGCTGATGAAGAAGTCTTATCTGTCCTGGAAGAGGTGGTCATGTACACATTTCAACAAACTGTCTATTATCTCACAAAG ACCCTGTACATTGCATTACCAGCAGTATTAGACAGCAATCCATTCACGGATGAAGATGAAAGCAAAGAGAACAGCAAAGTACACAGAGTGGAAAGTGTCATTGCCATCTTCCAGACGACCTTTGACCTGGTCCATAACTTACAGGTTCATCCACAAATCATCCGCCAGCTATTTGCATATCTGTTGTTCTTCACAAATGCATCATTGTTTAATATGCTAATGGAGAGAG GTGCTGGTGGTAAATTCTACAAGTGGTCTAAAGGAGCTCAGATCAGAGGTAACTTAGATCAGATAGAGTCCTGGGCCCAGGAACATGAACTGATGCAGGAAGCATCTACATTTCTACGCACTCTGTCCTCTGCAGCTGATCTCCTAGCAACACCAAAAGTACAACTCCTCAAT TTGGATTGGAATGTCATTCGGAAAGACTTCCCATCACTCAATGCAGCTCAGGTTCAACAGATTCTCAGTGAATATCAGCTTGGTAGCAATAAAGCCAGACCAAGGGGTTGGTTTCCACCACCAGACCAGGTAGAACTTGCCCTTAGAACTG CGGACATCTTGGAAAGTTTCAACAATCACCCCCCATTGGTTCTACCAAACAGTGAATTTATCATGGATCTAGATAACCCTGTCAAGGATGATACATTTTATGATCATCTTCAGACTTTGGCTGATACATTTCCCAATATCACTATCTACACTG GCATGGTGGTAGCTACTGAGCCTCAAGAGTCAGCTGATAGACTGATGGCAAGTCTTGTCAGGAAGGAACTCGCTGAAAACGATGCCCTGAGAGCACAGGTTACCAGTGGATACAATGGCATCTCCCCTGGCAACAGAGGTTCCAGGTCATACGAGGACATCCACAGACATTCTATGTCAAAAGGTAATTATGAGGAAATCTCTTCACACAGAGTTCGGAGTAGCAGTACAAGTACCTTGCCTACAAACCATGTACAACAACAGTTTCATTCACCACAGTATAGCTATCAGGGCAAACAGTACCACAGTAGTCATAGCAACCACACTTACAACCAGTACCAGTCACCTAAATATAGCAACAGCAGCCCTGGCAACCTGCAGCATGGAAAGCAGTACCCTCCCCCACCACCCTATGGCAGCCATCTTGCAAAGTCAGCTATCAGTCAGCAGTACAGACCTCCAGTGCCGCAGCACAAGTACCATAGCAATGCAAATGGGAGCCATGGTAACGAGGAGTTCAGATATGAGGTGTCATGGAAACAAGAAGATGGATTGTATGAGGTCAAGAGGTTAAACAATCAACACGTCAGTTTCAATGGAAATGAACAAGTTTATGTCTACCATCAGGACGGTACAGTCAGTGTTCAACAACAAGCTATGGCGGGTGCTCAGAATTCAGTACGCTTTGATAACTCTGCAAACTTGGTCCACATTGTACGTGTTCATCACGACTATGATGAGCCGTATGAACCTGAAGAGGAAGAGAACACTGATGAAACAGACACAACTGTTTCCCATGACAACAAAGAGATAGAGATCAAGGATATACCATATCACAGTAGTTTACCACAAAGGAGGACAGGCTCTCTGGAGCAACTTCAACGGAACAAGACTGGCTCACTGGAGCAGCTGCAGAGAAATAGAACAGGTTCTCTTGAGCAGATACAGAAAAGCATATTGAGGAGTGGGTCACTTGACCAACTTCCTAGAAGCAGGTTAGGTTCTCAGGAACAAATCCAAGGCAAGACAAGTGATGGAGAAATCACGATTGATCACAGCATTGATGATAAACATCACTACCAGGGTAGCATTCCCATACTGGCCATAACACCTCCAAACAGAGACAAACCCATACCTATACTGACTGGCAGACCTCATCAGCAACAACAACTGCAGAACCAAATCTTGAAGCAGCAACAGCAGATACAACGAGAACAGCAGCTTCAACATCAGctacaacaacagcagcagatGCAGCAGCAGAAACATCATCTCCTCCAGCAGAAGCAGCAACAACAGCCGCAGCACTTCAGGGCACCCACCCCTGCACCCTCCCTATCATCCAAACCACTAGCTCTGGTGCAGGGACAGAAACCCAGAGACATGTCCGATAACTCTTCACTCACATCACAATCACCCCCTCCTCTACCCACCAACACCACAGGCTCCTCAGTGAAACCCAAGACAAAGAAAGTGCAATATAGTACAGATAATGATTTAGATTATGTGCAAACGGTGAAACATGATGATAGGGATGGACAGACTGAAGATATTAGCAATGATGTAGACAATTGTACTG tattttctcCATTCCTGACAGGCGGAGTGACTGAGTCCGAGATGGACTTACTGTTGCATCGGAACACCATGTCTGATACACAGAAACAGTGCGTGGAGAAGGTGGAAGGTATGAGAGATGCCAGCGATGCACAAGATGACGTCTTTGTAGTGGATCTGATCAAAGAAGACAATGGAATTGGTTTAGGACTTATAGACGGACTT tACACACCATTGAGGTCAGCTGGTATCTATGTGCGTACTCTGTTACCTAAGGGAGCTGCAGCAAGAGATGGCAGACTGAGATTGGGAGACAGAATTCTGGCTGTCAACGGCACAAGTCTTGTGGGTGCAGATTATCAAAG CGCAATGCAGTTAATTAGAAATGCTGGACCAAGATTGAGGTTTCTGGTTGCCAAGTCTGATATCTCTATGGCGATGAAAATTACAGCATCAGCATGTTAG